The Ranitomeya imitator isolate aRanImi1 chromosome 8, aRanImi1.pri, whole genome shotgun sequence genome window below encodes:
- the LOC138647475 gene encoding glycine and tyrosine-rich protein-like: protein MCTGAETSTGAETSTGAQTSTGAQTSTGAQTSTGAQTSTGAQTSTGAQTSTGAQTSTGAQTSTGAQTSTGAQTSTGAQTSTGAQTSTGAQTSTGAQTSTGAQTSTGAHLLEDTGALDQTRWLLLNDRNIIQPTDV from the coding sequence ATGTGCACCGGTGCAGAGACGTCCACAGGTGCAGAGACGTCCACCGGTGCACAGACGTCCACCGGTGCACAGACGTCCACCGGTGCACAGACGTCCACCGGTGCACAGACGTCCACCGGTGCACAGACGTCCACCGGTGCACAGACGTCCACCGGTGCACAGACGTCCACCGGTGCACAGACGTCCACCGGTGCACAGACGTCCACCGGTGCACAGACGTCCACCGGTGCACAGACGTCCACCGGTGCACAGACGTCCACCGGTGCACAGACGTCCACCGGTGCACAGACGTCCACCGGTGCACAGACGTCCACCGGTGCACATCTCCTTGAGGACACAGGAGCACTCGACCAAACAAGATGGCTGCTTCTGAACGATCGAAACATCATTCAGCCAACAGACGTGTAA